The DNA window GCAGCAGTCATTTTGTAACAATGCACGGACTTGCTTTCAATGTAAACACAGATCTGAATTACTTCCATTATATCAATCCTTGCGGATTTATTGATAAAGGTGTGACTTCTATTGAAAAAGAGCTTAATCAAAAGATTGATATAGAAGAAACTAAATCTTTACTACGCTTTGAATTAGAGCATCTTCTTACAAGAAAGAATAAATAAAAGAACAAGCATAAGGTTAGCTTTTGCCAATCTTATGCTTGCATTATTAGTATTACTTGTTTATTCTCAATGGAGCAAATTAGATATCTTTCCTCTCTACTTTTTTATAAATTTACTAATTGTAACCCCTTTATCTGTCTCAACTCTAAGAGTATACATACCAGAACTTAATCTTTCTACAGGAATTTCTATCTCTCCACGAATCATCGGTTTAAGCAGTAATAGTACTTTCCCTGACATATCTATTACCTGAATGCTTTCTACAATATTGTCCGACTGTAGAAACAATACGTCGGTAGCCGGATTGGGATACAGATTAACCTTGCTAGTCTTATTCTGCTCAGCTCCAACAATATTATCGACCAATATAAATGTTAGCCAACCCAAAGCGCGTGGTGTAATTTCTTTCCATTCATAATTTTCAGAATCCCAGAAATAAGGAACAGTTAAGTATTCTCCGGGATCTAAATCGAGAGAACCCTGGAAGGTAACTTCCTTTTCCTCATTTTTATCGAGAATAATAGATTGAAAACCATAATTACTCAGAGAAATGCCACCTAATTTAGGGAACACCACAGCGGCAATATAGCTATTCAGGAAACCTCCTATATTTTTTATTGAAGCTTTAAGAATAACATTATCCTTACTAACCTTTGTTGAGTCCTGAAAATTAATTTTAGAAGAAAGTGCAATAACAGGCAATTCTGTAGGTTCAGGTAAAAGACTTATTACCATACTATTACCCAGAAGGCTGTAGTTTTCACTATTCAATCGGTCATTAGAAAGATCATATAATGCAGATAAATAATAAGTGCCGAGGCTCAACAATACGTCTCCTATTAATTCTACATTTTTACTCTTCCCGGCCGGGATATTAACCGGTTCGGAACACACCTTTTGAATAACAGTGTCATTAGCAATTAGTTGTAATCGGATAATTATGTTCGAATTATATTCTTCTCCGTTATTTGTAATACTCAGATTAAACCGTCCTGTTTTGTTCTGATAAAGGTTCCCGGTTACATTAAATGAATTGAGTATTAGTTTCGGTTGCAAATCCGGAACTAATATGGCAATATTTGAATTTGTTACGGTAATATTCAGATAATTAGGCGTACCAACTTTTCCTCTCATTATTTGCCAGTTAGAATCTCCTGCAGGCTTAAATACGCAATACATCTTATAATTGCCATTTGAAATAGAAACCGGAATCTGAGTATAGAAAGAAAAACCTGCAAGTCCAAAATTTGTTTCAAGAAATGATATAGTCTGACTTTGTAGCAAATTTACCATTCCATTGTCATTGTACAATGCAATTCCAATAGAGCCGTTGAAAGTGTTTATTCCCATGTTATAAAAATCCATCGAAACAAGAAAAGAACCAGTGCGACTAACTAAATTAGAAGATGATACTAATGGTGAATATAAATGCAGCTGATAGGGGGCAATTACATACGAACTGCTTGCCTTTTTGATGCCAATAACAATTTTCTGATTATAATTAAATCCGCCGCTGGTTCCTCCACTTACCCCTAATGAATTAGGATTAAGAACCGATAATTCAAAATATCCATTAGAATCACCGCTCCATCCCCAATTAAAATGGAATAGCCCATTTTTATCGTATCCATCACATACAAATTCATGTCCATAACCTTCAGACCTGCCAAAATACAAAATTGGTCGCCCTTCAATTAACTCACTCTTTAGTAAATCAACCCATTCTGGCTGTGAATAATAATCTCTGTTATATAATTGTATCCTTGAATCGTAGCCAAAATTTTTAATTAAAGCTTTTGCCATGTCAGTGGGGTATGCAGAACTAGAAAAAAGGCCGTAATTCATATTAACCGCAACTCCGGTGTGATACATAAGTTTAGCAACTGCATCTATCTGGATTTTCGTACTGAACTTATTATAAATGTCAGTCATATTCTCCCAATCATACGTTGTTTGAGAGAAATCAACACTAATTGAATCTGTAAATCCAGAGGGAATGTATCTGTTAGAACCTGTTCCTTTTAATGGCCATCTATGATATTTCATTACCTGTGACATTGCAGTAGCTACGCATCCGGTTACAGCTCTTATTGAATCTTTCATAACGGGACAAAGATTATTGTAAGGATAGCCTTGATCCCATCTATTGTCTTCTAAAAGAGGATTCACAAAAGCTGCATAAGTTGCTAGTGTATTATCAGAAGTATAATAAGATCTAAGAAGTGATGCGTTATTCTGCTCGGGCTGCTTCACGAGATATTTTAGCTCATTTTTATAAAATTTCAGCCAGTCTGAGAAATTAGGTGGCAAAGAATCAATATTGAAACTGCCAACATTTGAATATCCCAAAATATCTTTTGCCCGGTCATCTCCCGATATAATAACAAAGCCATTATTATTTCCTATATTGAATACATAATAATATCCATTGCTATCTGATGAGCGGGTTGTAACATCTGAACATGTATACGACAGCTTTAAAGTAGAAGTTCCGGAAAGTATACTTTTTGTAGAAACCGGATTCTTTTGATAAAAAGACATAGCAATTCTTAATGCCTCACGGCTATTTCTCGGTGTTGCAATTATATTTGAAATAAATATAAACAAAAGAGGAACTAGCTGTATTATCCTTTTTAATTGAATGTTCATGGAAATGAAGTTTTAAACTATTTCGGTACAAACAATTAAAATAAGTACAACCTGACTATCTTTCTCCAAAAAAACTATTCTGACAGGAGAATAATTTACGGGCAAAAAAGTCCGTTGATAATAAAGAGAATGAATTAGCTCTGAGTTAAATAAGTTTTTTGTATGTTCTATTCTTCAGATAACAATAACTAATCATTTAACTGATGGCTAAGACTTTTTGACCTTGCATGCTTACTGATATTTCTTTTATAGTTTCACTAATCTATTTATGTATTTATTATTTAAACAATATATATTGAATATAAGTTTCTGACATTCTTTATATTTAGTAGTTCTTAATTTTTTGAAATAAAAAAGGACATAAGTGATTATTTGCCTATGTCCTTGATTGCCTTTATAGATTCTATATTATTCCAGATAGATTGAATGCGGTTTTATGATAACCTTTTTACACTCTGAGAAGTTTGCATCAATAAGTGCATTTAGCTCTGTCACTTCATCTTTATATTGATAACGAAGACCACAATCAATGACTTCTACCATTGGATTCTTTTCAACAACTCGCAAAAGCATTTCCTGTAATGATGGAGCTTCAGTTAAACGGCTGTATTCTTCGTAAGTGTAATTAAGAAAAACAGTATTTTCATTAATCCCACGATTGTCTAATAAATAACCATTCTTTAATGGAGTAGGCTTAGCCAGATTTCCTTTATAGAAAACATCTGTTGGGGCAGGATAGGAGACTATTTTTGTTTTCTCGCTATTCATTGTAACCGGAACAAGATTTGAATAATCTTTGTTTGTTTTATAAACTATAGCCTTAGCTCCACGAGTAACCTGATTGATATTGTCCGTTGCGGGAATAGATTCCGCTGCAGATGTAGCATTCTTGCTACAATGGCACGAAAACAAAATTAATGAACCAATAAATGTCAAGCAACGACTGATTTTCATTATTCCTTCTTTTTTTATGGTAAAGTACTTATTTCTTAAAGAATTTCTCAGTATAACTTCCTTCTTCTGTCTCTATTTTAATCAAATAAACACCCTTGCTTAAATCGCTTACTGAAATTGGAATATTACCTGTTGTCATAGGCTTCTGCAATAAAGCCAATTTTCCAGATATGTCAAAAATCATAATAGATTTAACTATAGAAGGCGACTGAACATTAATTAAATCAGTAGCCGGATTAGGATAAACACAAAGTTTACCGATTGAAGCTTCTTCAATGCCGGTTGCATCACTAGTAATAATAACATTTCTCGAGTTGTTTTCGTTCGGGGTTAGAAGAACCATTGATGGACTATCCTGGTTATTATTTGCATCATAATTGAGAGTCAGAACATAAGTTCCCGGAGTAAGAGTGATATTATTTGAAATCTCTATTGTTTTAGTAGCTCCTGAAGGAATATTTATCGGATCATAATTAATTTGTTTGCTTGTACTATTTGCTTCTGTAGAAGTAAGATAGAAAGATAGATAAGAATTAAATTCTCCACCAGTATTTTGAATAGTAGCACTAAATGTTCCGGTTTTTCCGTAATAAAGATTTCCTATAGTACTCAAAGCTCCAGTCAGAGCAAGTTTAGGATAAACATCCGGGGTAGCAAAAGTAACATTCGTTGAGGTCAAAATAACATCTAATGAATTGGGAGTACCAACTCTACCTCTTAATATAGACCAGTTATTCTGATCAGAAGCTTTGTAAATACAATAAAGCTGATAGGTACCATTGGCTACTGTGGTAGGAATTTCTAATCTTGATAGTGTCAGATTTTCATTTCCATCAAATGTGTCTGTGGTAACACTATATTGTTTAATTACAGATACTAAAGTAGAGCCCTGATAAAGTCCAAATGCTATGTTTCCGCTAAATAGATTACCCCCATAATTGGCATATCCAAAATTAAGACTGAATGCCTGACTCCTTGTTATGTTTTCAATGCCTACTTTAAGCTTTTTAATTAAATAGATTTCGTATGATTTACTAGATGTAGTAGTTGGCTTTTGAATTCCGGTTACCATATCCTGCCATACAGTAAACCCATCCGTAACAGATCCTCCAATTCCGGGAGTCTCGTAATTTAATGATGATAGTTCAAAATATCCGTTATAGTAGCCACCCCATCCCCAGTTAAAGTGAAAAAGATTATTCGTGTCATAACCGTCACAGATAAATTGGTGTCCACCTTCGCTAGTGGATGAACCTCCATATAATATAGGACGAGCGGCATTTAATTCAGTCTTTATCATCTGAATCCACTCAGCTTCTGTATAAAAATCACGTGAGAAGATCTGTACATTCGAATCATAACCAAAATATTGGCTTAATGCTACCGGAATATAATTACTATAAGCGGCTGATGAATAAGCAGTATAGTCCATACTTACTGATACTCCGCAATGATACATAAGAGTAGCAACAGCTGTATCTTGAATAGCAGTACTATTTCCGCTATATGTATTTTTCATATTGGACCAATTATAGGCTGTTTTCGAGAAATCCACATAAAGAGAATCGCTCATGCTTTCTGGCTTGTATTTCTTTGATCCGGCTCCTTGTATAGGCCATTGATAATATTTCATAATTTGGGCCATGGCTGTAGCAACACACCCCGTAGGGGCTCGCGATGTTCCTATTTTGGGGCAAAGAATATTGTATGGAGAAAGCTGATTCCAGGCTATTGTTCCAAGCAACGGACAAATTGAAGTTGAGAAAGAAGTCGCCTTTGTTGTAACTGATAGTAAGGAAGAAGATTGCTTTGTTGATGTTGCATCATCAGATATTGCAGCTAATGCCTTGAGTTCTTTCTGGTATAAACTCATCCAGTTCTTGAAATTCTCGGGCATTACATTTGAAGAGAAACTACCACTGTCTGAATATCCTAAAACTGATTTCGCACGATCATCACCAGAAATTATAATAAAGCCGTTATTGTCTCCTCTATTGAATATATAATAATACGCATTTTCGTTAGAAGAACGAGTTGCAATACCATCAGTACAGCTATAAGCCAAAATTAAACCTACATTATCCGTGGAGGATTTTGTACTTATACTTTTTGTTGCAATAGAATTTTGATAAAATGAATTCGCAATAGAAAGTGCTTCAGCACTAGATCTTGATTTTGCATAGATACCAATATTTGATATTAGCAGGAGAAAAAAGAAGATGTGTGTTTTCAGTGTTTGTTTGTTCATTTCTTATAAAAATTAAGCAGTAGAGATAGAATATAGCTATATGTTTAAACATATATCATTGTTTCTACCTTTTAATAAATTTGCAAACCTCAATACCTGTTTCAGATTCACATTGAAGAACATAAGTTCCGTGACTTAGTTCATCTACAGAAACTGAAATCAATCCACTCTTCTCTGGTCTCAAAAATAATACTTGTTTTCCGGAAATATCCATAATCCTGATTATTTTTATAATCTTTTCAGATTGCAAAAATAAGTTATCTACTACGGGATTAGGATAAATAAGCAATTTAGAAGACGTATTTCGTTCAATATCAGTACTACTATCTACAAGAGTAAACGCTAAGACAGAGTTATCTCTGGGAGTAATAAGATTCCAATCATTAATTGTTGTATCCCAATATGTTACAGCTGTTAAATATGATCCAGGATCTAAATCTATATTCCCACTGAATATTATTTCCTTTTCTTCATCTGTATCTAAAACTAAAGTCTGATATCCGTAATAAGTAAGTGAGTTTCCAGCTGTTGACGGATATACATATGCTATTACATGGTTGTTAAAGTATCCTCCTGTATTCTTTATTCTGGCTGTAAGCACTGCATTGCTTTTATTAACTTTATTAGAGTCTGGGAAAGATACTTTAGATGTTAATGTAAGAATTGGATTTCCAGGCTCCGGTAATACCGTGACAGCTATTGAATCGCCAAGGGTGACATAACTCTGTGATGCGCGATTATTATAATAATCATACATCACATATAAATAATATTGTCCGGGAACTAACTTAATATTTCCTGTAATATCAAAACTCTTAGTGTTGCCTGATGCAATATTTATAGGATCATTAGAAACATATTGCTCTGTTACATTATTCTCTGCCGATTTTAAATAAATAAGTAGTGATGAATTATATTCTCCTCCATTATTTGTTATACTTACATTGAATTTACCTGTTTTGTTTTGATATAAGTTTCCATTAACCGTTAATGAATTCAATGTCAATTTAGGCCGCACATCCGGGGCTGAAAATAAGATATTGGTTGATGTTACATTTACATTTATATAATTGGGCGTTCCTACTTTTCCTCTCATAATCTGCCAGTCAGAATCACCGGTTGGCTGAAACACACTGTAAAGCATGTAATTACCATCAACAACTTCAGAAGGTATAGTTATATTAGTTGCATAAGAAGGATTATAATATCCGGAATAGGTGTCGAGCGATGAAGAGCGACTGCTAAGTAACTTTACAAATCCGTTATCATTATATAAAGCTAGTCCAACCTTACCATTAAATGTATTTATGCCTAAATTGGTTATTCTCATTGGTAATGTAAAGGTGCTTGTACGGTCTATAGAAGCTGGAACACTATTAAACGGTGAATATAAGTATAACTGGTAAGGATGTACTGTTGATGATGCATTTGGTTTTTGTACTCCAATAACAATAAGCTGATCATAATTAAATCCGCTACTGGTTCCTCCACCAATTCCTAAGGAAGATGGATTTAGAACTGATAATTCAAAATAACCGTCAGAGTTTCCACTCCATCCCCAATTAAAATGGAATAACCCATTACTATCGTATCCGTCACACACAAACTGATGACCTGTGTCTTTGGAATATCCGGCATAAAAAACCGGACGACCAGCATTTAATTCTGTCTTAATCAGACCTTCCCATTCTGGTTTAGAATAATAATCTCTATAATAACTTTGGATATTTGAATCATAACTAAAATATCCGATTAGAGCTTTAGCCATATTTAAGGAGGATGCAGAACTATACTCACCATACATCATGTTTACTGAAACTCCCGCATGATACATTAATGTTGCCACAGCATCCTTTTGAATAGCTGCGCTTGAACTATTATATTTATCAGTCATATTTGCCCAATCGTATGTAGTCTTAGAAAAATCAACACTTAAAGATGTAGTAAAACCGGTAGGGGTATAAGTGTTTACCCCGGTTCCACTAACAGGCCAGCTATAATATTTCATAACCTGAGCCATTGCTGTGGCAACGCATCCGGTTGCTGCTCTTTCAGATGTTGAATCATTTATAATAGGACAAAGATTATTGTATGGAGATCCTTGATCCCATTTAATTCCACCTAATAATGGAGATACAGAAGTTGAATAAGTTGACTGGCGAACATCTGTACTGATTGACTCGCTTAGCTGAACCGAAGAAGTACTTGTTGATTCTGATTGATCAATCAAATATTTCAATTCTTCTTTGTAACAGTTAAGCCAGGTAGCAAAATTAGGTGGTAAAGAATTTATATCAAAGTTTCCAGTATCGGAATATCCTAAAATATCTTTAGCCCTATCATCTCCAGAAACAATAATAAAACCATTATTCTCACCTCTGTTGAATACATAATAAAATGCTTTATCAGAAGTTGATCTGGTAGATATGCCATCGGTGCAAGTATAGGCTAATTTTAAAGTCGATAATTCTGTGGATATCATTTTTGTTGAGACCTGTGC is part of the uncultured Bacteroides sp. genome and encodes:
- a CDS encoding thiol protease/hemagglutinin PrtT; its protein translation is MNKQTLKTHIFFFLLLISNIGIYAKSRSSAEALSIANSFYQNSIATKSISTKSSTDNVGLILAYSCTDGIATRSSNENAYYYIFNRGDNNGFIIISGDDRAKSVLGYSDSGSFSSNVMPENFKNWMSLYQKELKALAAISDDATSTKQSSSLLSVTTKATSFSTSICPLLGTIAWNQLSPYNILCPKIGTSRAPTGCVATAMAQIMKYYQWPIQGAGSKKYKPESMSDSLYVDFSKTAYNWSNMKNTYSGNSTAIQDTAVATLMYHCGVSVSMDYTAYSSAAYSNYIPVALSQYFGYDSNVQIFSRDFYTEAEWIQMIKTELNAARPILYGGSSTSEGGHQFICDGYDTNNLFHFNWGWGGYYNGYFELSSLNYETPGIGGSVTDGFTVWQDMVTGIQKPTTTSSKSYEIYLIKKLKVGIENITRSQAFSLNFGYANYGGNLFSGNIAFGLYQGSTLVSVIKQYSVTTDTFDGNENLTLSRLEIPTTVANGTYQLYCIYKASDQNNWSILRGRVGTPNSLDVILTSTNVTFATPDVYPKLALTGALSTIGNLYYGKTGTFSATIQNTGGEFNSYLSFYLTSTEANSTSKQINYDPINIPSGATKTIEISNNITLTPGTYVLTLNYDANNNQDSPSMVLLTPNENNSRNVIITSDATGIEEASIGKLCVYPNPATDLINVQSPSIVKSIMIFDISGKLALLQKPMTTGNIPISVSDLSKGVYLIKIETEEGSYTEKFFKK
- a CDS encoding C10 family peptidase, which codes for MKKTILIIGFLLLFAANILAIPRTSSEALSIANSFYQKAQVSTKMISTELSTLKLAYTCTDGISTRSTSDKAFYYVFNRGENNGFIIVSGDDRAKDILGYSDTGNFDINSLPPNFATWLNCYKEELKYLIDQSESTSTSSVQLSESISTDVRQSTYSTSVSPLLGGIKWDQGSPYNNLCPIINDSTSERAATGCVATAMAQVMKYYSWPVSGTGVNTYTPTGFTTSLSVDFSKTTYDWANMTDKYNSSSAAIQKDAVATLMYHAGVSVNMMYGEYSSASSLNMAKALIGYFSYDSNIQSYYRDYYSKPEWEGLIKTELNAGRPVFYAGYSKDTGHQFVCDGYDSNGLFHFNWGWSGNSDGYFELSVLNPSSLGIGGGTSSGFNYDQLIVIGVQKPNASSTVHPYQLYLYSPFNSVPASIDRTSTFTLPMRITNLGINTFNGKVGLALYNDNGFVKLLSSRSSSLDTYSGYYNPSYATNITIPSEVVDGNYMLYSVFQPTGDSDWQIMRGKVGTPNYINVNVTSTNILFSAPDVRPKLTLNSLTVNGNLYQNKTGKFNVSITNNGGEYNSSLLIYLKSAENNVTEQYVSNDPINIASGNTKSFDITGNIKLVPGQYYLYVMYDYYNNRASQSYVTLGDSIAVTVLPEPGNPILTLTSKVSFPDSNKVNKSNAVLTARIKNTGGYFNNHVIAYVYPSTAGNSLTYYGYQTLVLDTDEEKEIIFSGNIDLDPGSYLTAVTYWDTTINDWNLITPRDNSVLAFTLVDSSTDIERNTSSKLLIYPNPVVDNLFLQSEKIIKIIRIMDISGKQVLFLRPEKSGLISVSVDELSHGTYVLQCESETGIEVCKFIKR
- a CDS encoding thiol protease/hemagglutinin PrtT — encoded protein: MNIQLKRIIQLVPLLFIFISNIIATPRNSREALRIAMSFYQKNPVSTKSILSGTSTLKLSYTCSDVTTRSSDSNGYYYVFNIGNNNGFVIISGDDRAKDILGYSNVGSFNIDSLPPNFSDWLKFYKNELKYLVKQPEQNNASLLRSYYTSDNTLATYAAFVNPLLEDNRWDQGYPYNNLCPVMKDSIRAVTGCVATAMSQVMKYHRWPLKGTGSNRYIPSGFTDSISVDFSQTTYDWENMTDIYNKFSTKIQIDAVAKLMYHTGVAVNMNYGLFSSSAYPTDMAKALIKNFGYDSRIQLYNRDYYSQPEWVDLLKSELIEGRPILYFGRSEGYGHEFVCDGYDKNGLFHFNWGWSGDSNGYFELSVLNPNSLGVSGGTSGGFNYNQKIVIGIKKASSSYVIAPYQLHLYSPLVSSSNLVSRTGSFLVSMDFYNMGINTFNGSIGIALYNDNGMVNLLQSQTISFLETNFGLAGFSFYTQIPVSISNGNYKMYCVFKPAGDSNWQIMRGKVGTPNYLNITVTNSNIAILVPDLQPKLILNSFNVTGNLYQNKTGRFNLSITNNGEEYNSNIIIRLQLIANDTVIQKVCSEPVNIPAGKSKNVELIGDVLLSLGTYYLSALYDLSNDRLNSENYSLLGNSMVISLLPEPTELPVIALSSKINFQDSTKVSKDNVILKASIKNIGGFLNSYIAAVVFPKLGGISLSNYGFQSIILDKNEEKEVTFQGSLDLDPGEYLTVPYFWDSENYEWKEITPRALGWLTFILVDNIVGAEQNKTSKVNLYPNPATDVLFLQSDNIVESIQVIDMSGKVLLLLKPMIRGEIEIPVERLSSGMYTLRVETDKGVTISKFIKK